In Nocardia sputorum, a single genomic region encodes these proteins:
- a CDS encoding sensor histidine kinase yields MTAAFATIAALMSLVLVVSVFLISRSYLEAQSPGDLNADLDLLRNVLIGCAGVVTLIGAAVGWWASRRVLTPLHQLAGTAARIASGDLGQRLPATGDQDLAITVGSFNTMVDSLQRRIEREHRLFGDVSHELRTPLTTLMASVDVLNRHRGDLPERSQRALGLVTAEVDHLRKLLDDLLALARVEAGMHHGDAEPLSVRDLLVHTLADRHYPGELLTVRQDVTVRGRKVELERAVANVLHNADRHGGGVVAVTVDRDGTDAVLTVDDAGPGVPPADRDRIFERFATARSGRRSTEGTGIGLALVAETVATHGGRVHCTERPGGGARFVVRLPRLGDINP; encoded by the coding sequence GTGACCGCCGCTTTCGCGACCATCGCCGCGCTGATGTCGCTGGTACTGGTCGTTTCGGTGTTCCTGATCAGCCGCAGCTACTTGGAAGCACAGTCGCCGGGCGATCTCAACGCCGATCTGGACCTGCTGCGCAACGTGCTGATCGGATGCGCCGGCGTGGTCACCCTGATCGGGGCGGCGGTCGGCTGGTGGGCGAGCAGGCGGGTGCTGACCCCGCTGCACCAGCTCGCGGGCACGGCCGCGCGGATCGCTTCCGGTGATCTCGGCCAGCGGTTGCCCGCCACGGGTGACCAGGATCTCGCGATCACCGTCGGGTCGTTCAACACCATGGTGGACTCGCTGCAACGGCGTATCGAGCGGGAGCACCGGCTCTTCGGCGATGTCAGCCACGAGTTGCGTACCCCGTTGACCACCCTGATGGCGAGCGTCGACGTACTCAACCGGCACCGGGGCGATCTGCCGGAGCGTTCCCAGCGAGCACTCGGCTTGGTCACCGCCGAGGTCGACCACCTGCGCAAATTGCTGGACGACCTGCTCGCCCTGGCGCGAGTGGAAGCGGGGATGCACCACGGCGACGCCGAGCCGCTGTCGGTGCGCGACCTGCTGGTCCACACCCTGGCCGACCGCCACTACCCGGGCGAGCTGCTCACGGTGCGTCAGGACGTCACCGTGCGCGGCCGCAAGGTGGAACTCGAGCGCGCGGTGGCCAACGTGCTGCACAACGCCGACCGGCACGGCGGCGGCGTTGTCGCGGTCACCGTGGACCGCGACGGCACCGACGCGGTGCTCACCGTCGACGACGCCGGCCCCGGCGTACCGCCCGCGGACCGGGACCGGATCTTCGAACGCTTCGCGACCGCTCGCAGCGGCCGCCGCTCGACCGAGGGGACGGGCATCGGCCTTGCCCTGGTCGCCGAGACGGTCGCCACCCACGGCGGCCGGGTGCACTGCACCGAACGACCGGGCGGGGGCGCGCGATTCGTCGTGCGGCTGCCCCGGCTCGGCGACATCAATCCGTAA
- the ectA gene encoding diaminobutyrate acetyltransferase: MWRIAKDSAVLDVNSSYAYLLWCRDFAGTSVVAELDGRVVGYVIGFVRPQAPDTVFVWQIAVDRSQRGRGIGAELLHTLLNSVAAQGVSVLETTISPDNAGSIALFTSVAQARGADLTKRPLFDAGVFPDSHAPEDLYRIAPTARTTEEDHR; the protein is encoded by the coding sequence ATGTGGCGTATCGCGAAGGATTCCGCAGTGCTCGATGTCAATTCGAGCTACGCGTACCTGTTGTGGTGCCGGGATTTCGCCGGGACATCGGTGGTCGCCGAACTGGACGGCCGCGTCGTGGGATACGTGATCGGATTCGTCCGCCCGCAGGCGCCCGACACCGTGTTCGTCTGGCAGATCGCGGTGGACCGCTCGCAGCGCGGCCGCGGCATCGGCGCCGAACTGCTGCACACGTTGCTCAACAGTGTTGCGGCTCAGGGCGTTTCGGTTCTCGAAACGACAATCTCGCCGGACAACGCCGGTTCCATCGCGCTGTTCACGTCGGTGGCGCAGGCGCGCGGCGCCGATCTGACCAAGCGCCCCTTGTTCGACGCCGGCGTCTTCCCCGACAGCCACGCACCCGAAGACCTGTATCGCATCGCCCCGACCGCCCGCACCACCGAGGAGGATCACCGATGA
- the ectB gene encoding diaminobutyrate--2-oxoglutarate transaminase gives MINADTTVFESLESNVRGYCRAWPTVFTTAKGSWLRDEEGKDYLDFFAGAGALNYGHNNDVLKRALLDYIASDGITHGLDMSTAAKRELLETLRDTVFTPRGLDYKVQFPGPTGANAVEAALKLARKVTGRETIVSFTNAFHGMTLGALSVTGNAAKRAGAGVPLVHAAHMPYDGYFDGTTADFQWMSKVLDDTSSGFDRPAAVIVETVQGEGGVNVARAEWLRHLAGLCAEREILLIVDDVQMGCGRTGPFFSFEIAGITPDIVTLSKSIGGYGLPMALVLFKPELDEWSPGEHNGTFRGNNPAFVTATTALRHYWSDDALQTATQAKGEKIARTLGELAEYFPGVSTRGRGLVQGVVFDDPSQAGKVCQIAFERGLLVETSGSTDEVVKLLPPLTVTDQELDQGLQILTGAVESACGGMGAIA, from the coding sequence ATGATCAACGCCGACACCACTGTTTTCGAGAGCCTGGAGTCGAATGTGCGCGGTTATTGCCGTGCCTGGCCCACCGTGTTCACCACGGCGAAGGGCAGCTGGCTGCGCGACGAGGAAGGCAAGGACTACCTCGACTTCTTCGCCGGCGCCGGTGCGCTGAACTACGGCCACAACAACGACGTGCTCAAGCGCGCGCTGCTGGACTATATCGCGAGCGACGGCATCACCCACGGCCTGGACATGTCGACCGCTGCCAAGCGGGAATTGCTGGAGACGTTGCGCGACACCGTCTTCACTCCGCGCGGCCTCGACTACAAGGTCCAGTTCCCCGGCCCCACCGGCGCCAACGCGGTCGAGGCCGCGCTCAAGCTGGCGCGCAAGGTCACCGGTCGCGAGACCATCGTCAGCTTCACCAACGCTTTCCACGGCATGACTCTCGGCGCGCTGTCGGTCACCGGCAACGCCGCCAAGCGCGCCGGCGCCGGTGTGCCGTTGGTGCACGCCGCGCACATGCCCTACGACGGCTACTTCGACGGCACCACCGCCGACTTCCAGTGGATGTCGAAGGTGCTCGACGACACGTCGTCCGGTTTCGACCGCCCGGCCGCGGTGATCGTGGAGACGGTGCAGGGCGAAGGCGGCGTCAACGTCGCCCGCGCCGAGTGGCTGCGGCACCTCGCCGGTCTGTGCGCGGAGCGGGAAATCCTGTTGATCGTCGACGACGTCCAGATGGGCTGCGGCCGCACCGGGCCGTTCTTCTCCTTCGAGATCGCAGGCATCACCCCCGACATCGTGACGCTGTCGAAGTCGATCGGCGGCTACGGCCTGCCGATGGCGTTGGTGCTGTTCAAGCCGGAGCTGGACGAGTGGTCGCCGGGTGAGCACAACGGCACCTTCCGCGGCAACAATCCCGCGTTCGTCACCGCGACGACCGCGCTGCGCCACTACTGGTCCGACGACGCCCTGCAGACGGCGACGCAGGCCAAGGGCGAGAAGATCGCGCGGACTCTCGGGGAGCTGGCCGAATACTTCCCCGGTGTCTCGACGCGCGGACGCGGCCTCGTGCAAGGCGTGGTGTTCGACGATCCCTCGCAGGCGGGCAAGGTCTGCCAGATCGCCTTCGAGCGCGGACTGCTGGTGGAGACGTCCGGTTCCACCGACGAGGTGGTGAAGCTGCTGCCGCCGCTGACGGTCACCGACCAGGAGCTAGACCAGGGCTTGCAGATCCTCACCGGCGCCGTCGAGTCGGCGTGCGGCGGAATGGGGGCGATCGCATGA
- a CDS encoding ectoine synthase — protein MIVRTTAEITGTERDVAGAGWRSKRIVLGGDGVGFSFHETTIDAGTVHEFHYVHHVEAVWLVEGEGTLTDLDNGVTYELAPGSMYLLDGHERHRLEVRTTMRMMCVFNPPVTGQEVHDSNGVYPLVAATIGG, from the coding sequence ATGATCGTGCGCACCACCGCGGAGATCACCGGCACCGAGCGCGACGTGGCGGGTGCGGGCTGGCGCAGCAAGCGCATCGTCCTCGGCGGCGACGGCGTCGGCTTCTCCTTCCACGAGACCACCATCGACGCCGGAACCGTGCACGAGTTCCACTATGTGCACCATGTGGAGGCCGTGTGGCTCGTCGAGGGCGAGGGCACGCTGACCGACCTGGACAACGGCGTCACCTACGAGCTGGCCCCCGGCTCGATGTACCTGCTCGACGGACACGAACGGCACCGCTTGGAGGTCCGCACCACGATGCGGATGATGTGCGTGTTCAATCCGCCGGTCACCGGGCAGGAGGTTCACGACAGCAACGGCGTCTACCCGCTGGTCGCCGCGACGATCGGAGGATGA
- the thpD gene encoding ectoine hydroxylase: MVLQHTETRPETARYDRYPTRLGGPAPHLERADPAVWGEIESPELASFDADGFAILDQLLTPAEVAEYSGEITRLANDPALRDDDRVIVEKSSNRVRSVFEVHKLSEAIADLVRQPRVLGLAEQVLGSKVYVHQSRVNYMPGFRGTGFYWHSDFETWHAEDGMPAPRAVSLSIALTDNYPINGSLMVMPGSHHTFVPCLGSTPAEHYRESLQEQEIGVPTTDDITALANRYGISQFTGRAGSALLFDSNLMHGSSNNITPFPRSNIFVVFNSVHNTLLEPFAAPAPRPEYIGSRDFTPLPD; this comes from the coding sequence ATGGTTCTGCAGCACACCGAAACCCGGCCCGAGACGGCTCGCTACGATCGTTACCCGACCCGTCTCGGCGGGCCCGCTCCGCACTTGGAGCGCGCCGACCCCGCGGTGTGGGGGGAGATCGAGAGCCCGGAACTCGCCTCGTTCGACGCCGACGGGTTCGCCATCCTGGACCAGCTGCTCACGCCCGCCGAGGTGGCCGAGTACAGCGGCGAGATCACCAGGCTGGCGAACGATCCCGCGCTGCGAGACGACGACCGCGTCATCGTGGAGAAGTCGTCGAACCGGGTGCGTTCGGTCTTCGAAGTGCACAAGCTGAGCGAGGCGATCGCCGACCTGGTGCGTCAGCCACGGGTGCTCGGGCTCGCCGAGCAGGTACTGGGATCGAAGGTGTACGTGCACCAGAGCCGGGTGAACTACATGCCCGGTTTTCGCGGCACCGGTTTCTACTGGCACTCCGATTTCGAAACCTGGCACGCCGAAGACGGCATGCCCGCGCCGCGTGCGGTGAGCCTGTCGATCGCGCTCACCGACAACTACCCGATCAACGGCAGCCTCATGGTGATGCCGGGCTCGCACCACACCTTCGTGCCGTGCCTGGGCAGCACTCCGGCCGAGCACTATCGGGAGTCGTTGCAGGAGCAGGAGATCGGCGTGCCGACGACCGACGACATCACCGCGCTCGCGAACCGGTACGGAATCAGCCAGTTCACCGGCCGGGCGGGCTCGGCGCTGCTGTTCGACTCGAACCTGATGCACGGGTCGTCGAACAACATCACGCCGTTCCCGCGGTCGAACATCTTCGTGGTGTTCAACAGCGTGCACAACACGCTCCTCGAACCGTTCGCCGCGCCCGCGCCGCGACCGGAGTACATCGGCAGCCGCGATTTCACGCCGCTGCCGGACTGA
- a CDS encoding lactate 2-monooxygenase, whose translation MTNFGDYQNEIYFQGLGGVLPDFPMTYAELEAKARAALPPSIWSYVAGGAGDELTQRSNVTAFEKLGLVPRMLRTSKTRDLSIQLFGMTLPTPVFLAPVGVIGLCAQDGHGDIATAKAAARTGVPMIASTLTVDPLEEVAAEFGDTPGMFQLYTPTNRDLAQSLVRRAEAAGFKAIVVTLDTWVPGWRPRDLAVSNFPQLRGHCLANYFSDPVFRGLLASPPEQDPKTAILTWISLFGNALTWDDLAWLRSLTDLPLVLKGICHPDDARRAKDAGVDGIYCSNHGGRQANGGIPAIEHLPEVVAAADGLPVLFDSGIRTGADIVKALALGATAVGIGRPYPYGLALGGVDGLVHVVRSLLAEADLLMAVDGYPSIADLGPEAIRRLV comes from the coding sequence GTGACCAACTTCGGCGACTACCAGAACGAGATCTACTTCCAAGGGCTCGGCGGCGTGCTGCCGGATTTCCCGATGACGTACGCCGAGCTGGAAGCGAAGGCTCGAGCGGCCCTGCCACCGAGCATCTGGTCGTATGTGGCGGGCGGGGCCGGCGACGAGCTCACCCAGCGGTCCAATGTGACGGCTTTCGAGAAACTGGGCCTGGTCCCCCGCATGCTGCGCACGAGCAAGACTCGCGACCTGTCCATCCAGCTGTTCGGGATGACGCTGCCGACGCCGGTCTTTCTGGCTCCGGTCGGCGTAATCGGCTTGTGCGCCCAGGACGGGCACGGCGACATCGCCACGGCGAAGGCCGCAGCCCGCACCGGCGTCCCCATGATCGCCTCCACCCTCACGGTGGATCCGCTGGAGGAGGTGGCGGCGGAGTTCGGCGACACCCCGGGCATGTTCCAGCTCTACACCCCCACCAACCGAGACCTCGCGCAAAGCCTGGTCCGGCGGGCCGAGGCCGCGGGCTTCAAGGCCATCGTGGTCACCTTGGACACCTGGGTGCCCGGCTGGCGCCCGCGCGATCTGGCGGTCTCCAATTTCCCCCAACTGCGCGGGCACTGCCTGGCCAACTACTTCAGCGATCCGGTGTTCCGCGGCCTGCTGGCCAGTCCGCCCGAGCAGGACCCGAAAACCGCCATCCTGACCTGGATCTCACTGTTCGGTAACGCGTTGACCTGGGACGATCTGGCGTGGCTCCGGTCACTGACCGACCTGCCGCTCGTGCTGAAGGGCATTTGTCATCCCGACGACGCGCGGCGCGCCAAGGACGCGGGCGTCGACGGCATCTACTGCTCAAATCACGGCGGCAGGCAGGCCAATGGGGGCATCCCGGCGATCGAGCATCTGCCGGAGGTGGTGGCGGCCGCCGACGGCCTGCCCGTGCTGTTCGACTCCGGCATCCGCACCGGCGCCGACATCGTCAAAGCGCTGGCGCTCGGCGCGACGGCCGTGGGGATCGGCCGTCCCTATCCCTACGGACTCGCCCTGGGCGGCGTCGACGGCCTCGTGCACGTGGTGCGGTCGCTGCTCGCCGAGGCGGATCTGCTGATGGCGGTGGACGGGTACCCGTCGATCGCCGACCTCGGGCCGGAGGCGATCCGGCGGCTGGTCTGA
- the erm gene encoding 23S ribosomal RNA methyltransferase Erm: MSRHRSLPRARSRGSRPATTRKLLSQNFLSDAGVARLIVHASGVTADDLVLEVGPGDGMLTRRLLDAGSRVHAYEKDPRYAALLGRRYADDPRIAVQHRDFRTVRPPREPFAVVANVPFAITTDIVRWCLAARWLTSATLLTQLEFARKHSGDYGRWTKLTVGHWPTTAIESGARVGRHSFHPVPRVDAAILRLRNRPAPLLPREWIGDYRRLVELGFSGAGGSVAASLRREFPARAVHRACGAAGIPLDQPVGLVSPDRWLTLYRALRA, from the coding sequence ATGTCCCGCCATCGTTCCCTGCCGCGCGCCCGCAGCCGTGGGAGCCGTCCCGCGACCACGCGGAAACTGCTGTCGCAGAACTTCCTCTCCGATGCCGGCGTCGCCCGGCTGATCGTGCACGCCTCGGGCGTCACCGCCGACGACCTCGTCCTCGAAGTCGGACCCGGTGACGGCATGCTGACCAGGCGATTGCTCGACGCGGGCAGCCGCGTTCACGCCTACGAGAAGGACCCGCGTTATGCGGCGCTGCTGGGTCGCCGGTACGCGGACGACCCGCGAATAGCCGTGCAGCACCGCGATTTCCGCACGGTGCGCCCGCCACGGGAGCCGTTCGCGGTCGTGGCCAACGTGCCGTTCGCCATCACGACCGACATCGTGCGCTGGTGCCTGGCCGCGCGCTGGCTCACCTCCGCCACCCTGCTCACCCAACTCGAGTTCGCGCGCAAGCACTCCGGCGACTACGGCCGGTGGACCAAACTCACCGTCGGCCACTGGCCCACGACGGCGATCGAATCGGGCGCGCGCGTCGGCAGGCACAGCTTCCATCCGGTGCCGCGAGTCGACGCCGCGATTCTGCGGTTGCGTAACCGGCCCGCTCCGCTGCTGCCGCGCGAGTGGATCGGTGATTATCGCAGGCTGGTCGAGCTCGGTTTCTCCGGTGCCGGGGGCAGCGTGGCAGCGTCGTTGCGGCGGGAATTCCCCGCCCGTGCCGTCCACCGCGCATGCGGCGCGGCAGGCATCCCGCTCGATCAGCCGGTCGGACTCGTCTCCCCCGATCGCTGGTTGACGCTGTACCGCGCGTTGCGCGCCTGA
- a CDS encoding tetratricopeptide repeat protein: protein MNERYSSWAARNTPEELPLAARYQSADPILWHGSMVYPMYTEQVGPAPTTVALTMISAAPPAGLRGLGMGLSVVDGYLDLHGRSLAGVDAWSDALAAGVSFAVTPTAPVTLVTLTPVWVDEFGTQKSWAGNYGIVVEHQPNGRVVLWCSIGEGPPNFANLVVELSTAPTPLPPEAPAPAAPARAPIGMSPLGPRSSASAGPPTAPTMPVPRIDAGSPVTASAAPTERPAAEPSASAGAVNGRLSQSPQPRHSGNLFVNVQSSRAARPVPETPRTVLGDRAPNDTLAAPSPFAGHSATDAAHDVPDPFATGAPVEAERVAPPPAPLVPSAQAEVPSRRFDHHPRTAHERSTADSYGTFGPPVAHTHPPEDPARSITALSISDAPPGPDFSPPPRPVPNAGRTESNPLSANPWTAADAYHALDPTGRHPQPQAETSPSHSRPGPADPHGMQAIPGSAATPPPAEQPGTDSSPLVTDSWTAADAYHAFDPTGTHPQPRAETSPPDSRAAPVEQHLAPAASALGGQVSHPPAADAPAREPGPAVANTRPAASTPMTPPSLDVSTAPAPDGFPQRAQRSATVDAPRPSKSSQSGDPGFRGALYDLGVAMYRRGEEEQACGLWAQASEAGHAGAAYELGMVRLRRGDPVGAESWWRTAADRREPRAIAELADLLDQLGKHAEAKSWRTFAAELQDPDVVDQPTSR from the coding sequence GTGAACGAGCGGTATTCGTCGTGGGCTGCCCGGAATACGCCCGAAGAGCTGCCGCTGGCCGCGCGTTACCAGAGCGCGGATCCGATTCTCTGGCACGGCAGCATGGTCTACCCGATGTACACCGAGCAGGTCGGCCCAGCCCCCACCACCGTCGCCTTGACGATGATCTCGGCGGCGCCGCCTGCCGGGCTGCGCGGGCTCGGGATGGGGCTGTCGGTCGTCGACGGCTATCTCGACCTGCACGGACGTTCGCTCGCCGGAGTCGACGCGTGGAGCGACGCGCTGGCCGCGGGCGTCAGCTTCGCCGTCACGCCCACCGCGCCGGTGACCCTGGTGACCCTGACCCCGGTCTGGGTGGACGAATTCGGCACACAGAAGTCCTGGGCGGGCAACTACGGCATCGTCGTCGAGCACCAGCCCAACGGTCGCGTCGTGCTGTGGTGCAGCATCGGCGAGGGACCGCCGAACTTCGCGAACTTGGTCGTGGAGCTGTCCACCGCTCCCACACCCCTTCCGCCGGAGGCGCCGGCCCCCGCCGCGCCCGCGAGGGCTCCGATCGGCATGAGCCCGCTCGGCCCGCGTTCCTCCGCTTCCGCGGGTCCACCCACCGCGCCGACCATGCCGGTTCCGCGAATCGACGCCGGCTCGCCTGTGACCGCATCCGCGGCACCGACGGAGCGGCCTGCCGCCGAACCGTCCGCGTCCGCGGGTGCGGTGAACGGCCGACTGAGCCAGAGCCCGCAGCCTCGACACTCCGGCAACCTTTTCGTGAACGTGCAGTCGTCTCGGGCAGCACGGCCCGTTCCGGAAACTCCGCGCACAGTTCTCGGAGACCGGGCTCCGAACGACACACTCGCAGCGCCGAGCCCGTTCGCCGGACACTCCGCAACGGACGCCGCGCACGATGTGCCCGACCCATTCGCCACCGGCGCCCCGGTCGAAGCGGAGCGCGTCGCGCCTCCGCCGGCCCCGCTTGTCCCGTCCGCACAGGCCGAAGTACCTTCCCGAAGATTCGATCACCATCCCCGGACCGCGCACGAGAGATCGACGGCGGACTCGTACGGCACGTTCGGACCGCCGGTCGCGCACACGCATCCGCCCGAAGACCCAGCACGCTCCATCACCGCCCTATCGATCAGCGACGCACCGCCTGGCCCCGACTTTTCGCCACCGCCTCGGCCCGTGCCGAATGCCGGTCGCACCGAATCCAACCCGCTATCAGCAAACCCCTGGACCGCAGCGGACGCGTATCACGCACTCGACCCCACCGGCAGACACCCGCAACCCCAGGCGGAGACTTCGCCCTCGCATTCCAGGCCTGGACCGGCAGACCCGCACGGCATGCAAGCTATCCCGGGGTCTGCCGCTACCCCACCCCCGGCAGAGCAGCCGGGCACCGATTCCAGTCCGCTGGTCACGGATTCCTGGACCGCGGCCGACGCGTATCACGCATTCGACCCCACCGGCACACACCCGCAACCCCGAGCCGAGACTTCGCCTCCCGATTCCCGTGCCGCGCCGGTGGAGCAGCACCTCGCCCCTGCGGCGTCCGCCCTCGGCGGACAGGTTTCGCACCCACCCGCAGCGGACGCACCCGCGCGTGAACCCGGTCCGGCCGTCGCGAACACCCGCCCCGCGGCGAGTACACCGATGACACCGCCGAGTCTCGACGTTTCCACCGCACCGGCTCCCGACGGCTTTCCGCAGCGCGCCCAACGATCCGCGACGGTCGATGCCCCGCGCCCGAGCAAGTCCAGTCAGTCGGGCGATCCCGGGTTTCGCGGTGCGCTCTACGACCTGGGTGTCGCGATGTACCGCCGGGGCGAGGAAGAACAGGCGTGCGGATTGTGGGCCCAGGCTTCCGAGGCCGGACACGCCGGCGCCGCCTACGAGCTGGGCATGGTGCGCCTGCGCCGCGGCGATCCGGTCGGAGCCGAATCCTGGTGGCGCACCGCCGCCGACCGCCGCGAGCCGCGCGCCATCGCCGAACTCGCCGATCTGCTCGACCAGCTCGGCAAGCACGCGGAGGCCAAGTCCTGGCGGACCTTCGCCGCCGAGCTGCAGGATCCGGACGTGGTGGATCAGCCGACGTCCCGCTGA
- a CDS encoding serine/threonine-protein kinase — translation MAHPAPPVPGATVAADRSPIEARGTGIADVVERFADAWRTAATPPDLADYLPDSPAIRRVSLIELIKVDLANRWGRGAAPKRLADYAAELPELRTWPLPPDLIYEEFHVRRQAGGTVDVAEYTAAYPDQADQLSEMLATDDYHSTLMTVAPEPANLDDLAAGQRIDDFDLMTGLGRGAFARVFLARQRSMQRLVAVKISRDKGAEPQTLAQLDHDYIVRVFDQRVLADRKLRLLYMQYVPGGTLFTVLERVRATPQAQRGGAMLLDVIDGVLAAKGEIQPSESPQRAELAGLTWPETVAWLGRRLAEALDYAGRAGVLHRDVKPANVLLTADGVPKLADFNISFSGNVAGDSPLAYFGGSLAYMSPEQLAAVHPDLPATAEDLDTRSDLFALAVVLWELLTGRKPFDDDAAAGGDRTALDAMLRRRSHSPRALPYSDLPPDCPEALQRALVRALHPNPAERWSSGADMAQQLAVCLDARARDLVDPPPGSWRLRARTLRHPIMALAVGVPNALAILYSYNHNRTLIIDKLDAQAQHRFDQIALATYAVCFLIGFVATNLLLAGLWSIARGLREGRSYDSATLARARADTLRLGRRNVLTCFALWAIAGVAVPVSVRVSGNQITAASYVHFFLTQIVCGAIAMAYPYFLVTFYALRSLYPMFLPHGGLGAEDARRLRQLDADSTYFLAVAAAVPLLGVVGATFIPPEDIPAVIVPLRVLCAGSAAAFVGVYWLFRTLEKDLAALGRLAAGHR, via the coding sequence ATGGCGCACCCCGCCCCGCCGGTTCCGGGGGCGACGGTCGCAGCGGACCGATCGCCGATCGAAGCGCGGGGCACCGGAATCGCCGACGTGGTCGAGCGCTTCGCCGACGCCTGGCGGACGGCGGCGACTCCCCCGGATCTGGCCGACTATCTTCCGGACTCCCCCGCCATCCGCCGAGTGTCGCTGATCGAACTGATCAAGGTCGATCTGGCCAACCGGTGGGGCCGTGGAGCCGCTCCCAAACGGCTGGCCGACTACGCCGCCGAACTGCCGGAACTGCGCACCTGGCCGCTCCCGCCGGATCTGATCTACGAGGAGTTCCACGTCCGCAGGCAGGCGGGCGGCACGGTCGACGTCGCCGAGTACACCGCCGCCTACCCCGACCAGGCCGACCAGCTGTCGGAAATGCTCGCGACCGACGACTACCACAGCACGCTGATGACGGTCGCCCCCGAACCGGCGAACCTGGACGACCTCGCGGCCGGCCAGCGGATCGACGACTTCGACCTGATGACCGGCCTCGGCCGCGGCGCGTTCGCCCGGGTCTTCCTGGCGCGGCAGCGGTCGATGCAGCGGTTGGTCGCGGTGAAGATCTCGCGCGACAAAGGCGCCGAGCCCCAGACCCTGGCTCAGCTCGACCACGACTACATCGTGCGGGTGTTCGACCAGCGCGTGCTGGCGGACCGGAAACTGCGCCTGCTGTACATGCAGTACGTGCCGGGAGGGACGCTGTTCACGGTGCTCGAACGCGTCCGCGCGACACCGCAGGCCCAGCGCGGCGGAGCCATGCTGCTCGACGTCATCGACGGCGTACTCGCCGCGAAAGGTGAGATCCAACCCAGTGAATCGCCGCAGCGGGCCGAGCTGGCCGGGCTGACGTGGCCGGAGACCGTGGCATGGCTGGGGCGGCGCTTGGCCGAAGCGCTCGATTACGCGGGGCGGGCCGGTGTGCTGCACCGCGACGTCAAGCCCGCCAACGTGCTGCTCACCGCCGACGGCGTGCCCAAGCTGGCCGATTTCAATATCAGTTTCAGCGGCAACGTCGCCGGGGACAGCCCGCTGGCCTACTTCGGCGGCTCGCTGGCGTACATGTCGCCCGAGCAGCTCGCCGCGGTGCATCCGGATTTGCCCGCCACCGCCGAGGATCTGGACACTCGCAGCGATCTTTTCGCCCTCGCGGTCGTGCTCTGGGAACTGCTCACCGGCCGCAAACCGTTCGACGACGACGCGGCCGCCGGGGGCGACCGCACCGCCCTGGACGCCATGCTCCGGCGCCGATCCCACAGCCCCCGCGCCCTGCCCTACTCGGATCTGCCCCCGGACTGCCCCGAGGCGTTGCAGCGTGCCCTCGTCCGTGCGCTCCATCCGAACCCCGCCGAACGGTGGTCGTCCGGCGCCGACATGGCCCAGCAGCTGGCGGTCTGTCTCGACGCCCGCGCCCGCGACCTCGTCGATCCGCCGCCCGGCAGCTGGCGGTTGCGCGCTCGCACGCTGAGACACCCGATCATGGCCCTGGCCGTCGGCGTGCCCAATGCGCTCGCGATCCTCTACAGCTACAACCACAATCGCACCCTGATCATCGACAAACTCGACGCGCAGGCCCAGCACCGTTTCGACCAGATCGCGCTGGCGACCTACGCCGTGTGCTTCCTGATCGGCTTCGTGGCGACCAACCTGCTTCTGGCGGGGCTCTGGTCGATCGCGCGCGGGCTGCGCGAGGGGCGCTCGTACGACTCGGCGACCCTGGCGCGGGCCAGGGCCGACACCCTGCGGCTGGGCAGACGCAACGTCCTCACGTGCTTCGCGCTCTGGGCCATCGCGGGCGTGGCTGTCCCGGTGTCGGTGCGGGTGTCCGGCAATCAGATCACCGCGGCGTCCTACGTGCACTTCTTCCTCACCCAGATCGTCTGCGGCGCCATCGCGATGGCGTATCCCTATTTCTTGGTGACCTTCTACGCGTTGCGGTCGCTGTACCCGATGTTCCTTCCCCATGGCGGGCTCGGCGCCGAGGACGCGCGTCGCCTGCGGCAGCTCGACGCCGACAGCACGTACTTCCTCGCCGTCGCGGCCGCTGTGCCGCTGCTGGGCGTCGTGGGGGCGACGTTCATCCCACCGGAGGACATCCCCGCCGTCATCGTGCCGCTGCGCGTGCTCTGCGCCGGTAGCGCGGCGGCGTTCGTCGGCGTGTACTGGCTGTTCCGGACGCTGGAAAAGGATTTGGCCGCACTGGGACGCCTCGCCGCCGGACATCGGTAG